A window of Victivallaceae bacterium genomic DNA:
GCCGGAACTTCTGGCGAGAAATAAGCATTGGAAGTGCCTTCGCCTCTGATACTTGCCACTGGAACGAAATAATCTCCGATGGAATAATGTTTTCTGAGACCGCCGCACATCCCCAACATCAAAGCTGCTTTAGTCGTGGGCAAAAAAGAACAGAGATCTACCGTAAGAGCGGCACTCGGAGATCCTAGCCTAAAATCCAAGATACTGATATCCAATTCAACAGAATGAGCTGTTGTAAACATGGAACCTTCATTAATGGGTATCTGACACATTTCGGCGAATACCCGAATATAATGTGAAAAATTTGTCAAAAGAAGATAGGAACGGAATTGGGTGACGTCCGATCCTGAATAACGTTCGAGTGTTTCTCTGGCAATCCGTTCTTCATTAATATCTTCGGCATCATTGTGAAAATTCAAGGATTCATTATCAAAAAACGAATTGGTCATGCTGTTTTTTTCTTGGGTATTAAACCGTTTCGACATCCGAAGCTGGATTATCGCATTGATTACTTTTATTTGAAACCATTATAGTATGTAGCTTTTTGTGCTTAACGAAATTAAATTCTGCTTCGGGGGAAAAGAGTTATGGTTCGGGTTAATACCAGTGATTTTAGGGTCGGTCTAAAAATCGAATTAGAGGGACAACCTTATATTATTCTGCAAAATGAGTTCGTCAAGCCCGGAAAAGGACAGGCTTTCAATAGGATTAAAATTAAAAGTTTGATTTCCGGAAGGGTAATTGAAAAAACGTTCAAATCGGGAGAATCCGTTGAGATGGCGGATGTTGCTGAGGTTCAAATGA
This region includes:
- a CDS encoding AMP nucleosidase, producing MSKRFNTQEKNSMTNSFFDNESLNFHNDAEDINEERIARETLERYSGSDVTQFRSYLLLTNFSHYIRVFAEMCQIPINEGSMFTTAHSVELDISILDFRLGSPSAALTVDLCSFLPTTKAALMLGMCGGLRKHYSIGDYFVPVASIRGEGTSNAYFSPEVPALANFVVQKVTTEVLDQAHARYHIGITHTTNIRFWEFNKAFRKQLYDTKAQVAEMECATLFAAGYKRNLPIGALLLISDLPFRKEGIKTKESGNYVLKNYSKDHIQKGIEIIKALSQIVIQKSSETPDKKGDLPHMEIGETEDPLSSL